From Toxorhynchites rutilus septentrionalis strain SRP chromosome 2, ASM2978413v1, whole genome shotgun sequence, a single genomic window includes:
- the LOC129764438 gene encoding uncharacterized protein DDB_G0283697: MSTNSPGTPKKCRLILQQCLAIELTKPGNPPEDFWMYDSGYTIFQNFLSANLQCWWNAPLAAATKVLKYLGHIAPGMLLITAEPCALEIIRSAHARNVLKPPATYLISSVGDIDDCIVTPIKQTQFTPLTEALCDVIMELTSQGQSATIENIRSRLRTRFTHIQQPSVEVIYDTLVQLMQEIKIYQTSKGYFIVTPEKRRSKSKPNEYGFASDETTPPQKEPKTMLMSSHDAMRSLYGEISTERDGDQTHQCIQTNLADVICGGNPNDKILYPRSSSSKQRNSTLAGSHKTLERRHSLRIFGSSKRLQRSASTRSLSKNYSQTMSKDNPASVVTSSSSENQSNCDTKKQGSSQSLLSRIFRRSTRSKSKTKQTETYSAQFPPPEWFNSKTTHLHSVGTQTTDYLDVPVKSRLINSTFYDSSDVSQRSLSLPRRRHHRRNLSSESTFFISSRDCSPVRRGKSPSYYCGSLPRSIHSTPASSGYYKASRSKQLSSADKLHSNSQHKIENKASRVGSGPSSIDSGKMTYVTSGPSSFDSEKLSSTRTSTHSSLESHVSAATVTTTIQQTTTSSYFIANDTKPSYVSSGVSKESSPPSAASTTTSKSNRNSNHYKGFETTFGYNNQAINSSSTNNHNSSTNNSNLVKNSLNALCNEAITNNGILVNTNSSNLLKLDTDLPSTTNEVDFRSRNDQLSALNETLLNLKLHPETQSDLHEFNKYNKNIHKQEHFPMNNSKALPSTPPVQPANFFYKNVLKNIQHDAKNICGDLAIDKELAGSIGSNLQHNDHQSNLRRSNSEIKKLNSGLELKNQSSSPDQKISGLIVMKKSLSVSSEPNLANQVQETNQKIRILVKDSDKSNNSDRRFSFQSKEDPMIEEMYDFPSLTDLSFNFTSLAAQKILQGDTSLNSIDTLVELNINQEKQQTIMKLKNDARVLSHQESQNPGKVVADFGMV; encoded by the exons AATTTTCTCTCGGCGAACCTGCAATGCTGGTGGAATGCTCCGCTGGCGGCCGCCACGAAAGTGCTGAAATATCTTGGCCACATCGCCCCCGGAATGCTGCTCATAACGGCCGAACCGTGCGCCCTCGAAATCATCCGGAGTGCCCACGCGAGGAACGTCCTTAAGCCGCCCGCCACCTATCTGATCAGCTCCGTAG GTGACATTGACGACTGCATCGTGACACCGATAAAGCAAACCCAGTTCACACCACTCACGGAGGCGCTATGTGATGTTATTATGGAACTTACGTCACAGGGCCAATCGGCGACCATCGAGAACATCCGCAGTCGGTTGCGCACGAG GTTCACCCACATTCAACAACCTTCGGTGGAGGTAATTTACGACACGCTTGTGCAGCTGATGCAGGAAATCAAAATCTATCAAACATCGAAGGGATACTTCATCGTCACCCCCGA GAAACGACGTAGCAAATCTAAACCCAATGAGTACGGCTTCGCAAGCGACGAAACAACACCACCCCAGAAGGAACCGAAAACTATGCTGATGAGTAGTCACGATGCGATGCGCAGTCTGTATGGGGAAATATCGACCGAGCGGGATGGCGACCAGACGCATCAATGCATTCAAACCAATCTGGCAGACGTTATCTGTGGTGGCAATCCGAACGATAAAATTCTTTATCCGCGGAGCAGTAGCAGCAAGCAGCGAAATTCCACCCTGGCAGGAAGTCATAAGACGTTGGAACGTCGACACAGTCTTCGAATTTTTGGTTCTTCGAAGAGACTCCAGCGATCGGCTTCTACGAGAAGTTTGTCCAAGAATTACTCCCAGACGATGTCCAAGGATAATCCAGCCTCTGTGGTGACAAGTTCTAGCTCGGAGAACCAGTCGAATTGTGATACGA aaaaacaAGGATCTTCCCAATCTCTATTGTCAAGGATCTTCAGAAGAAGCACCCGTTCGAAAAGTAAAACTAAGCAGACTGAGACTTATTCGGCCCAATTTCCACCTCCAGAATGGTTCAATTCGAAAACAACGCATTTGCACAGTGTTGGCACGCAAACTACGGACTATCTC GATGTTCCTGTAAAGTCTCGCCTGATAAACTCGACCTTTTACGACAGCTCAGATGTAAGCCAACGTTCACTTTCCCTACCGAGACGTCGACATCACCGACGGAATCTGTCCAGCGAGTCGACATTCTTCATATCTTCCCGTGACTGCTCACCGGTTCGCCGTGGAAAGTCACCCTCCTACTACTGTGGAAGCCTACCACGCTCCATCCATTCCACTCCAGCCAGTTCAGGTTACTATAAGGCTTCCCGGAGCAAGCAACTCTCGTCGGCAGATAAACTGCACAGCAACAGCCAGCACAAAATCGAAAACAAAGCTAGTCGAGTCGGTAGCGGTCCATCCAGTATCGACAGTGGTAAAATGACCTATGTCACCTCGGGACCATCAAGTTTCGATAGTGAAAAACTATCATCCACACGTACCAGTACCCATTCGAGCCTGGAATCGCACGTTTCAGCCGCCACGGTCACCACTACGATTCAACAGACAACCACTTCCAGCTACTTCATAGCCAACGATACTAAACCTTCGTACGTGAGCTCCGGTGTATCGAAGGAGTCTTCCCCACCATCTGCAGCCTCGACAACAACCTCGAAGAGCAACCGCAACAGCAACCATTACAAGGGATTTGAAACGACCTTCGGGTACAACAACCAGGCCATCAACAGTAGTAGCACAAACAACCACAACAGTAGCACTAACAATAGCAATCTAGTTAAGAATTCACTGAATGCACTTTGTAATGAAGCCATTACGAATAACGGCATTTTGGTGAATACCAATAGTAGTAACCTTTTAAAATTAGACACCGATTTACCGAGCACAACCAACGAGGTAGACTTCCGTTCACGAAACGACCAACTGTCAGCTTTAAATGAAACCTTACTCAATTTGAAACTCCATCCGGAAACCCAGTCGGATCTGCACGAAtttaacaaatacaataaaaatatCCACAAACAGGAACACTTTCCCATGAACAACAGCAAAGCGTTGCCATCAACGCCTCCGGTACAGCCAGCCAATTTTTTCTACAAGAACGTTCTTAAAAACATCCAACATGACGCTAAGAATATCTGCGGGGATCTTGCCATCGATAAGGAACTGGCCGGATCGATAGGGAGCAACCTGCAGCACAACGACCACCAATCGAACCTGCGTCGATCGAACTCCGAAATAAAGAAGCTCAACTCGGGCCTTGAGCTAAAGAATCAATCATCATCCCCAGATCAGAAGATCAGTGGGTTGATCGTGATGAAGAAAAGCCTTTCCGTTTCCAGCGAACCGAACCTCGCCAATCAGGTTCAGGAAACAAATCAGAAGATTCGAATCCTGGTTAAGGACTCGGACAAGTCCAACAACTCGGACCGTCGGTTTTCCTTCCAAAGCAAAGAGGATCCAATGATCGAGGAGATGTACGACTTCCCCAGTTTGACCGATCTGAGCTTTAACTTCACATCCCTGGCGGCTCAGAAGATTCTGCAAGGCGACACCAGTCTGAACAGTATCGATACCCTAGTCGAGCTTAATATCAACCAGGAGAAACAGCAGACCATCATGAAGCTGAAGAATGATGCCAGGGTCTTGAGTCATCAAGAGTCACAAAATCCGGGCAAGGTCGTTGCCGACTTTGGGATGGTTTGA